One genomic region from Bacillus sp. SLBN-46 encodes:
- a CDS encoding pirin family protein → MTSIQQRGIERIWTVEHRQNSPIHIAGMVLDPNKMKESDPFLFLAEDWFKKGTFDFHPHRGIETVTYVIEGKLEHQDNKAGKGELEPGDVQWMTAGKGVIHIEDPAEGETVHSLQLWVNLPREHKMAEPRYQNLRAKDMPVRKEDGALIRIFSGSSGGIQSDTKNYVPVTMVEINVEPGSSVTQDLPGDYNGFMYILEGKGLFGKNHTDAEKGHVLLLEKAEPGQASEISIKAVENLRVLLYAGKPLNEPIVARGPFVMNTEEEIRQAYRDYMAGKFAE, encoded by the coding sequence ATGACTTCTATTCAACAAAGGGGTATCGAACGGATTTGGACGGTGGAACATCGCCAGAATAGTCCGATTCATATAGCAGGAATGGTGTTAGATCCAAATAAAATGAAAGAATCAGATCCTTTTCTTTTTTTAGCAGAGGATTGGTTTAAAAAAGGAACATTTGACTTCCATCCCCACCGCGGCATCGAGACCGTTACCTATGTCATCGAAGGGAAACTCGAGCATCAAGATAATAAAGCCGGTAAAGGGGAGCTGGAACCGGGTGATGTTCAATGGATGACGGCCGGAAAAGGTGTGATTCACATCGAGGATCCAGCCGAAGGGGAGACCGTGCATTCCTTGCAGCTTTGGGTGAACCTGCCCCGTGAACATAAAATGGCAGAACCGCGCTATCAAAATCTTCGTGCGAAAGACATGCCAGTCCGTAAAGAAGACGGAGCTTTAATTAGGATTTTCTCTGGTTCCTCAGGTGGCATTCAGTCTGATACGAAAAACTATGTTCCAGTAACTATGGTTGAAATCAATGTCGAACCGGGTTCATCGGTTACACAGGACCTGCCGGGTGATTACAATGGTTTCATGTATATTTTAGAAGGAAAAGGACTTTTTGGAAAAAATCATACAGACGCTGAGAAGGGGCATGTTCTCTTGCTTGAGAAAGCGGAGCCGGGACAAGCGAGCGAAATCTCAATAAAGGCAGTAGAAAACCTTCGCGTCTTGTTATATGCTGGAAAGCCGTTAAACGAACCAATCGTAGCCAGAGGACCATTTGTCATGAATACCGAAGA